A genomic region of Catalinimonas niigatensis contains the following coding sequences:
- a CDS encoding TolC family protein, translating to MFNRSLISLILTFLSLPLWAQSPYVLNELLDKALKENLNIKIRYQGQDLFDEQVKEVKNNFLPTIDLNGTHQYYFDIPTQVAPASAFGGGEGGGYLPLSFGLPHQTNLSLQLQQVLYNPQLPVGIKAAQTGRDIAELQLHQTKEEVVYQVSSTYYNAQSVAERMKLLEQNIQSLERLIKITDLLRQNDLAKSTDVERLQLNQASLSNQIANLKVTYQQLLNHLRLLTNTPMTSPFAIDTHIDMEQEKNIPFIIADSVQRTDVALAQKQFEVQQLEEKQIQAGYLPSLYAVGVYGQSGFGELDEDYYEFFPMSYVGLQLSVPIFDGLSKKSQRSQKRIQQSQTQNQISLLEQQVQSEISNALASMQTQRRAVEIQQRALKLAEKVYQNMQLQYKEGISGVSDLIDSENELRQVQSDYLNAWVQLKLAELEIRHATGNLIE from the coding sequence ATGTTCAACCGGTCTCTCATTTCACTCATCCTGACTTTTCTCAGCCTTCCACTTTGGGCTCAAAGCCCTTATGTATTGAATGAGCTTTTGGATAAAGCACTCAAAGAAAATTTAAATATCAAAATCAGGTATCAGGGCCAGGATTTATTTGATGAACAAGTTAAAGAGGTCAAAAATAATTTCTTGCCTACCATTGATCTGAATGGAACGCATCAATACTATTTTGATATTCCTACCCAGGTGGCCCCTGCTTCTGCTTTTGGTGGCGGAGAGGGTGGAGGTTATCTTCCTTTATCATTCGGACTGCCGCACCAAACCAATCTGAGCCTGCAACTACAGCAAGTGCTTTATAACCCTCAGTTGCCTGTCGGAATCAAAGCCGCACAGACAGGGCGAGACATTGCCGAACTGCAATTACACCAAACCAAAGAAGAAGTGGTGTATCAGGTATCCAGTACCTATTACAATGCCCAGTCCGTAGCGGAAAGAATGAAGCTGCTGGAGCAAAATATACAATCTCTGGAGAGGCTAATTAAGATTACGGATCTGTTGAGACAAAATGATCTCGCAAAATCTACTGATGTGGAGCGTTTGCAACTGAACCAAGCCAGTCTCAGCAATCAGATAGCCAACCTGAAAGTTACCTATCAGCAGTTACTCAATCATCTCAGGCTTTTGACCAACACGCCCATGACTTCTCCCTTTGCCATTGATACCCATATTGATATGGAGCAGGAGAAAAATATTCCTTTTATCATTGCTGACAGCGTGCAACGCACGGATGTAGCTCTGGCACAGAAACAGTTTGAAGTACAGCAACTGGAAGAGAAACAGATACAGGCAGGTTATTTACCTTCTCTTTATGCGGTAGGCGTATATGGGCAGTCGGGATTCGGAGAGTTGGATGAAGATTATTATGAGTTTTTTCCCATGAGCTACGTAGGGCTACAACTCTCAGTCCCCATTTTTGATGGTCTTAGCAAGAAATCTCAGCGTTCCCAGAAGCGGATACAGCAGAGCCAGACCCAAAATCAGATTAGCCTGTTGGAACAGCAGGTACAAAGTGAAATCTCCAATGCGCTTGCCAGCATGCAGACCCAGCGGCGGGCAGTGGAAATACAGCAACGCGCCTTAAAACTGGCAGAAAAAGTATACCAGAATATGCAGTTGCAATACAAAGAAGGAATAAGCGGCGTGAGCGATTTGATTGACTCAGAAAATGAGCTTAGACAAGTACAGTCCGACTATCTAAATGCCTGGGTACAGCTCAAACTGGCAGAACTGGAAATTCGCCATGCTACCGGAAATCTTATTGAATAA
- a CDS encoding TetR/AcrR family transcriptional regulator, producing MADHTEKSENTEEKIRQVAKRLFTERGFAGTKIRDVADEAGVNIALMNYYFRSKEKLYETILAENLTEYADVIFEKLNAHDLSLEERLRIYVSQLIDHLKEAPDLPFFIMNEFRNNSEFCKKIISNKWEKFGETALAKQLIEEADKGEIRRIDPRHFEHLIMSPIVMSFLGMPYMEKISEIKNEDLNKFIEDLKHIIPDMLMAYLKIS from the coding sequence ATGGCTGATCATACTGAAAAGAGCGAGAATACAGAGGAGAAGATAAGACAGGTAGCCAAGCGTCTTTTTACGGAACGTGGCTTTGCCGGCACCAAAATCAGAGATGTGGCTGATGAGGCGGGAGTAAATATTGCCCTGATGAATTACTATTTCAGGAGCAAAGAAAAACTGTATGAAACGATACTTGCTGAGAACCTGACAGAATATGCCGATGTAATTTTTGAAAAACTCAATGCCCATGACCTTTCTTTGGAAGAAAGATTGCGTATTTACGTATCCCAACTGATTGATCATTTGAAAGAAGCGCCGGATCTTCCTTTCTTCATTATGAATGAATTTAGGAACAACTCTGAGTTTTGTAAAAAAATTATTTCCAACAAGTGGGAAAAATTTGGGGAAACTGCCCTGGCCAAACAACTGATAGAAGAAGCAGATAAAGGTGAAATACGAAGGATTGATCCCCGACATTTCGAGCACCTCATTATGTCTCCTATCGTAATGTCTTTTTTGGGAATGCCTTATATGGAAAAGATAAGCGAAATAAAGAATGAAGATCTGAATAAATTCATTGAAGATCTCAAACATATCATCCCTGATATGCTTATGGCCTATCTAAAAATAAGCTGA
- a CDS encoding TrkA C-terminal domain-containing protein: protein MASVLSLIVIVSVSILVTRFATIALVHTGLSEQTAKFQARSVFTGVGYATRESERIVGHPVRRRIIMVLMLLGNIGIVSVLATLVLTFVDHQAGTMAWIKKISVLLGGFTLLWTLSKSKWVDKALSRWINHLLEKYTDIKVRDYAGILHLSGEYEITEMLVEHEHWMAGHRLRSLNLRQEGLNLIGLERENGTYIGLPNGDTLIREGDLLIMYGRESALRSLSERKRGRAATQNRQQAIEENKKAERKEAKAEQETVIDTKS from the coding sequence ATGGCATCCGTATTATCGCTAATTGTGATAGTTTCTGTATCTATTCTGGTAACCCGCTTTGCTACTATTGCGCTTGTACACACCGGGCTTTCCGAACAGACGGCCAAGTTTCAGGCGCGTTCGGTCTTTACAGGAGTAGGCTATGCAACCCGTGAATCAGAACGAATCGTAGGGCATCCGGTGCGTAGACGCATCATTATGGTTTTGATGCTACTAGGGAACATAGGTATCGTTTCGGTACTGGCAACTTTGGTACTGACGTTTGTAGACCATCAGGCGGGTACCATGGCATGGATAAAAAAGATAAGTGTATTGCTGGGAGGGTTTACGCTCTTATGGACTTTATCCAAAAGCAAATGGGTAGATAAAGCACTTTCCAGATGGATCAATCATTTGTTGGAAAAGTATACTGATATTAAAGTGAGGGATTATGCAGGGATTTTGCACCTCTCCGGTGAATACGAAATCACAGAGATGTTGGTAGAACATGAGCACTGGATGGCAGGACATAGATTAAGAAGCTTGAATTTAAGACAGGAAGGGCTAAACCTGATTGGGTTGGAGCGTGAAAACGGTACATATATTGGCCTTCCTAACGGAGATACACTTATTAGAGAAGGAGATCTTTTGATCATGTATGGTCGCGAATCAGCATTGCGCTCATTGAGTGAAAGGAAAAGAGGACGGGCCGCAACTCAGAACAGACAGCAGGCCATAGAAGAAAACAAAAAAGCGGAACGTAAGGAAGCGAAAGCTGAACAGGAAACGGTGATAGATACTAAAAGTTAG
- a CDS encoding PVC-type heme-binding CxxCH protein yields MKKSLALLLLSFLAACQDQTISFSPEAKTALSTFEIMEGFRIELVASEPLVADPVAMEIDEYGRIYVVEMHGYPLDVEGSGKVKLLQDTDADGLPDQATVFAEGLILPTGIMRWKNGVLVTDAPDVWYLEDSDNDGKADIKKKMLTGFARSNPQHNLNTPVYGLDNWIYLAHESSVSTKFFHEKFGGEGEEISFPEKPEIKLPRNANGRNVRFRPDTYQLEAMSGESQFGITFDAWGHQLLTSNATHLFHEVMAASYVERNPHLAIPNTIAYLPSYGWGVEVFPITENPEHQLLTDVGTITSSCGVNWYQGDLFPEKFKQVTFVAEPVHNLVHADVISDKGATFSADRLLKDSEFLASTDSWFRPVNFYQGPDGALYLIDYYRKIIEHPEWMSEEVNNSGQLYEGTDLGRIYRIVPEDTPAMSFMNKIKLGDEDNKSLVAKLAHPNLWWRRHAQRLLLDRQATEATEQLQKMALQAESPEGRLHALWTLEGLGAIREEVLLTALQDAQSGVRENAIKIAEKHLQDFPALQQALYALTEDEDAKVRFQLLCSLGSIKEDKAQEAIWQLLEKDLQDEWVQYAALSSSGGKETEWMKTAIKRLTNKESTSAAPFFKKLAATIGNSGNTKAIEQLILTATASTANNAQTWQVAALQGLADGLSTNSASLSSKNTYQERLLALISPLTSPPLRRASLNLLIALGLPENERILAPALAKAAQSLKSKQADPDWRTDAIQFLSLSAPDRYFDQLSALVQPQEPIAVQKAAIRSMGQGSELAPCTFILDKWSGLTPELRDEAINVFVSSQQRMLLLLDAVEKQTVAPATIGWRRSVELMNHDDEAVRTKARSLLADSAPNEAEVIQQYQSALELDGNVLNGRAVFEQACARCHSYAGQLGKSIGPDLSTLRNRSKNAIMEDILMPNKSIADSYEFWEVILNNGKKLTGIISSESVNALTLTDLTGQESTIQRQDIQALKDIEISAMPSGLEHQINHQQMADLLEFLKSPPSTTLQSAMR; encoded by the coding sequence ATGAAAAAAAGCTTAGCCTTACTGCTGTTATCTTTTCTTGCTGCCTGTCAGGATCAAACCATATCATTTTCGCCTGAAGCGAAAACAGCACTTTCTACATTTGAAATCATGGAAGGTTTCCGGATAGAACTGGTTGCCTCTGAGCCTTTGGTAGCCGACCCAGTGGCTATGGAAATTGATGAGTACGGTCGCATCTATGTGGTGGAAATGCACGGCTATCCACTGGACGTAGAAGGTTCAGGTAAGGTGAAGCTTTTGCAGGATACTGATGCAGATGGCCTCCCCGACCAGGCTACGGTCTTTGCCGAAGGTTTAATCTTACCCACCGGCATCATGCGTTGGAAAAATGGCGTACTGGTTACCGACGCGCCGGACGTCTGGTACCTGGAGGATAGCGATAATGACGGCAAGGCGGATATTAAAAAGAAGATGCTCACCGGCTTTGCCCGTTCCAATCCCCAGCATAATCTCAATACTCCAGTCTATGGGTTAGATAACTGGATCTATCTGGCCCATGAAAGCAGCGTGTCTACTAAGTTCTTTCATGAGAAATTTGGGGGAGAAGGAGAAGAGATTAGCTTTCCCGAAAAGCCTGAAATTAAACTTCCCCGGAATGCCAACGGAAGAAATGTACGTTTCCGCCCTGATACGTATCAACTGGAAGCTATGTCCGGGGAATCACAATTTGGGATTACCTTTGACGCCTGGGGACATCAACTCCTGACCAGCAATGCTACCCACCTTTTCCACGAAGTGATGGCTGCTTCTTATGTAGAGCGTAATCCGCATCTGGCCATCCCAAACACCATCGCTTATCTTCCTTCTTATGGCTGGGGAGTTGAGGTTTTTCCTATTACTGAAAATCCTGAGCACCAACTGCTTACAGATGTAGGAACCATCACCTCTTCTTGTGGTGTAAACTGGTATCAGGGTGATCTTTTCCCCGAAAAATTCAAGCAGGTGACTTTCGTGGCTGAACCTGTGCACAACCTGGTGCACGCAGATGTCATCAGCGACAAAGGCGCTACTTTTAGTGCGGATCGGCTTTTGAAAGATAGCGAATTCCTGGCTTCTACCGATAGCTGGTTTCGCCCGGTAAATTTCTACCAGGGACCGGATGGTGCCCTTTATTTGATAGATTACTACAGAAAAATCATTGAGCATCCCGAATGGATGTCAGAAGAGGTGAATAATTCCGGACAACTCTATGAAGGGACTGATTTGGGAAGAATTTACCGCATTGTACCGGAAGATACGCCTGCGATGTCCTTTATGAATAAGATCAAGCTGGGAGATGAAGACAATAAGTCATTAGTCGCTAAACTTGCGCATCCCAATTTGTGGTGGCGTCGGCATGCCCAGCGTCTCTTGCTGGACAGGCAGGCAACTGAGGCTACAGAGCAACTTCAAAAAATGGCTTTGCAAGCAGAATCCCCGGAAGGCAGGCTGCACGCGCTCTGGACCCTGGAAGGTCTGGGTGCAATACGTGAAGAAGTACTTTTGACGGCTTTACAGGATGCACAAAGCGGCGTACGGGAAAATGCCATCAAAATTGCTGAGAAGCATTTACAGGATTTCCCAGCACTTCAACAGGCACTCTATGCCCTCACCGAAGATGAGGATGCGAAAGTGCGCTTCCAGTTGCTTTGCAGTCTGGGAAGCATAAAGGAAGACAAAGCGCAGGAAGCGATCTGGCAATTGCTGGAAAAGGATTTGCAGGATGAATGGGTACAATATGCTGCTTTATCTTCTTCCGGTGGAAAGGAGACCGAGTGGATGAAAACAGCCATCAAACGGCTTACCAACAAAGAGAGCACGTCGGCAGCTCCCTTTTTCAAGAAACTGGCTGCGACAATTGGCAATTCGGGAAACACAAAGGCCATTGAGCAGCTCATTTTGACAGCCACTGCCTCCACTGCAAACAACGCTCAGACGTGGCAGGTAGCAGCGCTACAAGGACTTGCGGACGGACTTAGCACAAATTCTGCTTCTCTATCTTCTAAAAATACGTATCAGGAGCGTTTACTAGCGTTGATATCTCCTCTAACATCTCCCCCATTGAGAAGGGCTAGCCTGAATTTGCTTATAGCCTTGGGCTTACCTGAAAACGAGCGTATACTGGCACCTGCACTTGCAAAAGCTGCCCAGTCCTTGAAATCAAAGCAGGCTGATCCCGATTGGCGTACCGATGCCATACAGTTTTTGTCGTTGAGTGCTCCTGATCGCTACTTTGATCAGCTCTCTGCCCTTGTCCAACCGCAGGAACCCATTGCCGTACAAAAAGCTGCCATCCGTAGTATGGGACAGGGAAGTGAGCTTGCTCCCTGTACTTTTATCCTGGATAAATGGTCTGGTCTGACACCGGAACTAAGGGATGAAGCCATTAATGTTTTTGTCAGTAGCCAACAACGTATGCTGCTGCTCCTCGATGCCGTAGAAAAGCAAACCGTAGCCCCTGCTACTATCGGTTGGCGTCGTAGCGTAGAATTAATGAATCATGATGATGAAGCAGTACGTACTAAGGCCCGTTCGTTGCTGGCTGACTCTGCACCGAATGAAGCTGAGGTAATACAACAGTACCAAAGTGCACTGGAACTTGATGGCAATGTACTGAATGGCCGCGCTGTTTTTGAACAGGCTTGTGCCCGCTGTCATTCTTATGCCGGGCAATTAGGCAAAAGTATTGGCCCTGACCTATCTACACTGAGGAACAGGAGCAAAAATGCGATCATGGAAGATATTCTGATGCCTAACAAATCCATTGCTGACAGTTATGAATTCTGGGAAGTCATACTCAACAATGGCAAGAAACTGACAGGGATCATCAGTTCAGAATCAGTAAATGCGCTGACGCTCACTGACCTAACTGGACAAGAAAGTACCATCCAGCGCCAAGACATACAAGCATTAAAAGATATAGAAATTTCTGCTATGCCTTCTGGTTTAGAACATCAAATAAATCATCAGCAAATGGCAGATCTGCTGGAATTTTTAAAAAGCCCTCCCTCAACAACACTTCAGTCAGCCATGCGATAA
- a CDS encoding riboflavin synthase has product MFTGIIESTGEVINIIKEGSNQHFEIRSHLASELKVDQSVCHNGVCLTVTEVSGDTYRVTAIDETLKRSNLGTLVVGSKLNLERCMPAHGRFDGHIVQGHVDLTASCTQISEQEGSWLFDFTYETSNPEYLTVEKGSVTINGVSLTCFNSTENSFRVAIIPYTYEHTNFHQLKVGDQVNLEFDIIGKYISKIISRQNFH; this is encoded by the coding sequence ATGTTTACAGGTATCATTGAGTCTACTGGTGAAGTTATCAATATTATCAAAGAAGGAAGTAACCAGCATTTTGAAATACGCAGCCATCTGGCCTCTGAGCTCAAAGTAGATCAGAGCGTGTGCCATAATGGTGTATGCCTTACAGTGACGGAAGTATCGGGCGATACCTATCGGGTAACAGCCATTGATGAAACCTTGAAAAGAAGTAATCTTGGTACCCTTGTCGTAGGAAGTAAGCTAAACCTGGAGAGGTGCATGCCTGCGCACGGCAGGTTTGATGGTCACATCGTACAAGGTCATGTGGACCTTACTGCCAGTTGCACACAGATCAGTGAACAGGAGGGTAGTTGGCTATTTGATTTTACCTATGAAACCAGCAACCCTGAATATCTGACGGTTGAAAAAGGCTCTGTTACCATTAACGGCGTCAGCCTGACTTGTTTTAATTCTACCGAAAATAGTTTTAGAGTTGCTATTATTCCTTATACCTATGAGCATACTAATTTTCATCAGTTGAAAGTAGGCGATCAGGTGAACCTGGAATTTGACATCATTGGCAAATACATCAGTAAAATCATTTCCCGGCAGAATTTTCACTAA
- a CDS encoding phosphatase PAP2 family protein translates to MLEKLEELDQQLFLFLNSLHSEWLDVLMYWITYKYTWYPVYVLLIILVVSRYRWKGALIMLSVVISVGLADQLTSGFMKPYFGRLRPCHDPDIGHLINVVAGCGGRFGFASSHASTTFALATSLWLLLKDWSSWFAWGFLWAAIVAYSRIHVGVHYPSDILVGALGGIVVGWITVQLHLWLTTRIYGEPISSKSLQRYKQISENSAGK, encoded by the coding sequence ATGCTTGAAAAACTGGAAGAGCTGGATCAGCAGCTATTTTTATTCCTCAATAGCCTGCATAGCGAATGGCTGGATGTCCTGATGTATTGGATCACCTATAAATATACCTGGTATCCTGTATATGTGTTGCTGATCATTTTGGTGGTCAGCAGGTATAGGTGGAAAGGCGCTTTAATCATGCTAAGCGTTGTCATTTCGGTAGGTCTGGCAGATCAGCTTACCTCAGGTTTTATGAAACCTTACTTCGGTAGGCTACGGCCTTGTCATGATCCTGATATCGGACATCTGATCAATGTAGTGGCCGGATGCGGAGGCCGTTTTGGTTTTGCTTCCTCACATGCTTCCACCACTTTTGCTTTGGCCACTTCTTTATGGTTACTGCTCAAAGATTGGTCTTCCTGGTTTGCCTGGGGATTCCTCTGGGCAGCCATTGTCGCTTATAGCCGGATACACGTGGGCGTACACTATCCTTCGGATATACTGGTAGGGGCATTAGGAGGAATAGTGGTGGGCTGGATTACCGTTCAACTCCATTTATGGCTTACCACCCGGATTTATGGTGAACCTATCTCCTCAAAGAGCCTACAGCGATATAAACAGATTAGTGAAAATTCTGCCGGGAAATGA
- the meaB gene encoding methylmalonyl Co-A mutase-associated GTPase MeaB: MTKKRLTLHEYINGIRAGERFILSRAITLMESTLEADQILAEELLEALLPFSGNSVRIGITGVPGVGKSTFINAIGPYLIKQGHKLAVLSIDPSSEISRGSILGDKTRMPELAQSPQAFIRPSATGSTLGGVAQKTRESMLLCEASGFDVIFIETVGVGQSETLVHQMVDCFLLLMLAGAGDELQGIKRGIMEMTDILVITKADGLYKAPAQQAKKEFQNALHLFPQAESQVNPEVLCCSALEPEGIEEVWQAIQYYYQQTQSNGYFQQRRQKQRLHWLHDTLGQQLKHLFYTHPAIQQELSWREKEVLEGTASPGKVARALMQKFIASSAQSN; the protein is encoded by the coding sequence ATGACAAAAAAAAGGCTTACGCTCCATGAATACATCAATGGAATCAGAGCTGGAGAACGCTTTATCCTGAGCCGCGCGATTACCTTGATGGAAAGCACATTGGAAGCTGATCAGATATTAGCGGAAGAACTACTTGAGGCGCTGTTACCTTTTAGCGGAAATTCCGTAAGAATAGGCATCACCGGTGTGCCGGGCGTTGGCAAAAGCACCTTCATCAATGCTATAGGCCCTTATCTGATCAAACAAGGCCATAAGTTAGCAGTCTTATCTATTGACCCCAGCAGTGAAATCAGCAGAGGAAGCATATTGGGAGATAAAACCCGCATGCCTGAACTGGCTCAGTCTCCACAGGCTTTTATTCGTCCCTCTGCGACAGGAAGTACGCTGGGAGGTGTAGCACAAAAAACCAGAGAAAGCATGCTGCTGTGCGAAGCCTCCGGATTTGATGTTATTTTTATTGAGACAGTAGGGGTTGGCCAGTCTGAGACATTGGTACATCAGATGGTAGACTGTTTCTTACTATTGATGCTTGCCGGTGCTGGTGATGAACTACAGGGAATCAAAAGAGGCATCATGGAAATGACAGATATTTTGGTCATTACCAAGGCTGACGGTCTTTATAAGGCTCCTGCTCAACAGGCAAAAAAAGAATTCCAGAATGCACTACATCTCTTTCCTCAGGCAGAAAGCCAGGTAAACCCAGAAGTTTTATGCTGCTCTGCGCTGGAGCCAGAAGGGATAGAAGAAGTATGGCAGGCGATTCAATATTACTATCAGCAAACCCAATCTAATGGTTATTTCCAGCAGAGAAGACAGAAGCAGCGGCTTCACTGGCTGCATGACACCCTTGGGCAACAACTGAAGCATCTTTTTTATACACATCCTGCCATACAACAGGAATTATCATGGCGCGAAAAAGAAGTGCTTGAAGGTACTGCTTCACCCGGCAAAGTAGCCCGGGCATTGATGCAAAAATTTATCGCATCCTCAGCTCAGTCAAATTAA
- a CDS encoding apoptosis inducing factor family protein encodes MTFQQAKVARVSELAPGEMKQVKVGDTEVLLACYQDEFFATAAHCTHYGAPLEKGFLHGKRVVCPWHHACFDITNGDHLEPPGCNSLPSFEVSIVGEEVMVKVPNDAPEQREPDMQSRDKANPQLNLIIGAGTAAQYAAEAMRSSGYSGRILMLTKEAESPYDRVNCSKEYLQDEAPEEWMALRPPEFYEKHAIEIMKEASVIELNTHQKEVRLSDGQLISYDKVLICTGGDVQKPEIMGVDLDNVFTLRSLKDSREIKEKAKKAKKVVVIGASFIGMEGAWSISTLDCEVTVVAPVAHPFAPVWGDEVGMMIQKLHEEQGIQFRLGHKVSRLQGDTRVNSVVLDNGEELEADLVLIGVGVKPATSYVKGVALAEDGGIVVDKNFNAGKDIYAAGDIAHFPYKGGLVRIEHWRVACQQGRIAGYNMAGQYRTYESVPFFWTAQQGLNIRYVGHVKDYDDIIYHGKVEEKEFLAFYIKESKVKAVLGVNRDVEMAILEELLRLDQMPDPSQLKQPQLDLKAYLLSVSN; translated from the coding sequence ATGACATTCCAACAAGCTAAAGTAGCCCGGGTAAGTGAGCTTGCCCCTGGCGAAATGAAGCAAGTGAAAGTAGGCGATACTGAAGTGCTACTCGCCTGTTACCAGGATGAATTTTTTGCTACCGCTGCTCATTGTACCCACTATGGCGCTCCTTTGGAGAAAGGATTTCTGCACGGTAAGCGTGTCGTTTGCCCCTGGCATCATGCCTGTTTTGATATTACTAACGGAGATCATCTTGAGCCTCCGGGCTGTAACAGCCTGCCTAGCTTTGAGGTAAGTATTGTTGGTGAGGAGGTGATGGTAAAAGTACCCAACGATGCACCGGAACAACGGGAACCGGATATGCAAAGCCGGGACAAAGCTAATCCTCAGTTGAATCTTATCATAGGAGCCGGGACCGCTGCGCAATATGCTGCCGAGGCGATGCGAAGCAGTGGCTACAGCGGCAGAATTCTTATGCTTACCAAAGAAGCAGAAAGCCCTTATGACCGGGTGAACTGTAGTAAGGAATATCTGCAGGATGAGGCACCCGAAGAATGGATGGCTTTGCGTCCTCCCGAGTTCTATGAAAAGCATGCTATTGAAATCATGAAAGAAGCATCAGTGATAGAACTCAATACCCATCAAAAAGAAGTTAGACTCTCAGACGGGCAGCTTATCTCCTATGATAAGGTACTGATTTGTACTGGAGGAGATGTTCAAAAACCTGAGATAATGGGTGTGGATTTAGATAATGTATTTACGCTACGCTCTTTGAAAGACAGTCGGGAAATTAAAGAGAAGGCTAAAAAGGCAAAAAAAGTAGTGGTGATAGGTGCTTCATTCATCGGGATGGAAGGCGCCTGGAGTATTAGTACTCTGGACTGTGAAGTAACGGTAGTAGCGCCGGTAGCGCATCCTTTTGCACCAGTCTGGGGCGACGAGGTAGGCATGATGATACAAAAACTGCACGAAGAACAAGGTATACAATTTCGTTTAGGCCATAAAGTAAGTCGCCTTCAGGGTGACACAAGAGTAAACTCTGTGGTGCTGGATAATGGTGAAGAACTTGAGGCAGACCTGGTACTAATAGGAGTGGGCGTAAAACCGGCAACCTCTTACGTGAAAGGAGTAGCCCTGGCCGAAGATGGAGGCATAGTAGTGGATAAAAACTTTAACGCAGGCAAAGATATATATGCGGCAGGAGACATAGCGCATTTTCCTTATAAAGGAGGGCTAGTCCGTATAGAGCATTGGCGCGTAGCCTGTCAGCAGGGCAGAATTGCAGGCTATAACATGGCTGGACAATACAGGACTTATGAAAGCGTACCCTTTTTCTGGACTGCTCAGCAGGGGCTCAATATCAGGTATGTAGGTCATGTGAAAGATTATGACGATATCATCTATCATGGAAAGGTAGAGGAGAAAGAATTTTTGGCTTTTTACATCAAGGAGAGCAAAGTAAAAGCGGTACTGGGCGTTAACCGGGATGTGGAGATGGCAATCCTGGAGGAACTTTTACGGCTGGACCAAATGCCCGATCCAAGCCAACTTAAGCAGCCTCAGCTGGATTTAAAGGCTTACCTTTTATCTGTAAGTAATTAA